Proteins from one Malania oleifera isolate guangnan ecotype guangnan chromosome 4, ASM2987363v1, whole genome shotgun sequence genomic window:
- the LOC131152997 gene encoding probable carboxylesterase SOBER1-like — protein sequence MRLVLLLKPVALFAFTLCTTILFVLLSQPHPPSPKPDAMARSFVLWLHGLGDSGPANEPIKSLFTSPEFRNTVWSFPSAPWNPVTCNHGAVMPSWFDIHEIPITSNSPKDENSLLKAVQNVHAMIDKELATGTNPKNIFVCGFSQGGALTLSSVLLYPRTLGGGAVFSGWVPFNSFMTERFSPEGKKTPILWSHGMDDKTVLFEVGQAGPPFLEQAGVSCEFKAYPNLGHSISNQELGYLESWIKSRLQSSS from the exons ATGAGGCTTGTATTGTTACTCAAGCCAGTTGCTCTGTTCGCATTCACTTTGTGTACCACCATTTTGTTCGTTCTACTGTCTCAGCCGCACCCCCCTTCTCCAAAACCAGACGCCATGGCTCGGAGCTTCGTTCTGTGGCTTCACGGGTTGGGGGATTCGGGTCCCGCCAACGAACCCATCAAATCCCTCTTCACATCTCCTGAGTTCAGGAACACCGTCTGGTCTTTCCCTTCTGCTCCTTGGAACCCCGTCACTTGCAACC ATGGTGCTGTTATGCCTTCATGGTTTGACATTCATGAGATACCTATAACATCT AATTCTCCAAAAGATGAAAATAGTCTGCTTAAAGCAGTTCAGAATGTGCATGCTATGATAGACAAGGAGCTTGCCACAGGCACAAATCCAAAAAACATTTTTGTATGTGGCTTTAGCCAAggag GTGCCCTGACCTTGTCAAGTGTTCTGCTGTACCCAAGAACTCTAGGTGGAGGTGCAGTTTTCAGCGGATGGGTTCCTTTTAATTCGTTTATGACAGAACGATTCTCTCCTGAGGGGAAGAAG ACACCTATTTTGTGGTCTCATGGAATGGACGACAAAACTGTATTATTTGAAGTGGGACAAGCAGGCCCCCCCTTCCTTGAACAGGCTGGTGTAAGCTGCGAGTTTAAG GCATATCCAAATCTTGGGCATTCAATCAGCAATCAAGAGCTGGGTTACCTGGAATCGTGGATCAAAAGTCGCCTGCAGAGTTCTTCCTGA